In Triticum aestivum cultivar Chinese Spring chromosome 5B, IWGSC CS RefSeq v2.1, whole genome shotgun sequence, the following proteins share a genomic window:
- the LOC123116481 gene encoding transcription factor GTE11 — translation MAMEIAHRNREPFSIISGRKRPLEILRQRFQTELVAVHRLLTEAHAVLPASSPSAPRVRVRPAEEPPAKKRKASPPVPVKKMTSKERNQLYADLTKLAKLSESHVLPAHILEPLKKHSRRGICDDYIEIEMHDVQDAALVEMQKQLDKFLRESKNPSTHHQHKQMMAQREEDEDVDIVGGVSPLPVRSTHVQLVEDICGDASPVKNLGQDATISGSSGSDSGSSHQSVGSRPAPAERAANTTPPTRDLIARANEILEMRRKEATARAREKARQELLETERRAMPKDTLDEDVKALGIDQYNTARQNNLLRRMGLFLKVDDDDDDLKQQQQQQQSFQEDLEEGEIRL, via the coding sequence ATGGCCATGGAGATTGCCCACCGGAACCGGGAGCCCTTCAGCATCATCTCCGGCCGGAAGCGCCCGCTGGAGATCCTTCGCCAGCGGTTCCAGACTGAGCTGGTCGCGGTCCATCGCCTCCTCACCGAGGCGCACGCCGTGCTTCCCGCCTCGTCCCCGTCGGCTCCCCGCGTGCGCGTCCGTCCAGCCGAGGAGCCGCCAGCCAAGAAGAGGAAGGCGTCCCCTCCCGTTCCCGTCAAGAAGATGACGTCCAAGGAGCGGAACCAACTCTACGCGGACCTCACCAAGCTAGCCAAGCTATCTGAATCCCATGTACTCCCTGCTCATATCCTGGAGCCGCTGAAGAAGCACAGCCGCCGCGGCATCTGCGATGATTACATCGAGATCGAGATGCACGACGTCCAAGACGCGGCCCTTGTGGAGATGCAGAAGCAGCTGGACAAGTTCCTTCGAGAGAGCAAGAATCCGTCGACGCATCATCAACACAAACAGATGATGGCCCAAAGGGAGGAGGACGAAGACGTcgacatcgtcggcggcgtctCCCCTTTGCCGGTCAGGTCGACACACGTGCAGCTCGTCGAAGACATCTGCGGCGACGCCTCACCGGTGAAGAATCTTGGCCAAGATGCAACCATCAGCGGCAGCAGCGGTTCGGATTCTGGTTCATCTCACCAGAGCGTCGGCAGTCGTCCAGCTCCGGCAGAGCGCGCCGCCAACACTACGCCTCCAACACGCGACCTGATCGCCCGTGCCAACGAGATTTTGGAAATGCGGCGAAAGGAGGCGACGGCCCGGGCGAGGGAGAAGGCCCGTCAGGAGCTGCTCGAGACGGAGAGGAGGGCAATGCCGAAGGACACCCTAGACGAGGACGTGAAGGCCCTCGGCATTGATCAGTACAACACGGCCAGGCAGAACAACTTGTTGCGACGGATGGGACTCTTCCTCAAGgttgacgacgatgacgacgacctgaagcagcagcagcagcagcagcaaagctTCCAAGAAGATTTAGAGGAAGGGGAGATTCGGTTGTGA
- the LOC123112546 gene encoding uncharacterized protein, producing the protein MADTKLGEAAMAQRQEGSAEEGEEHRLRAALRHLQAEAGVLERLVYKHRNQHRGAAYFQYLLKVRRDLKLLLGAHLAEVINAVFPVITCRKPANTILVPNRQGKRKPGANHSHYKRLLGVARLLSQMAEPVMKGAVQISFLLARSFFVELCTAVLALLARVRVLTQQMLLDVVSVYSKVTDLTDKKQAVKISIDKVQAFREYYPSSNDPSTILECVWVKDKFVLHEKTKASSQKTQDEDLKPCTPDSSIQYETLGLVSEEMENLDGANTPAKQHHASLADQPDKATHCGDAGDSHSGRQLPNDQNAPSSLLGRPGAAPAPRRDVKPDTRKRVAFLAVGKTKVTVTPPETSSIVTKKQRVDTI; encoded by the exons ATGGCAGATACCAAGCTCGGAGAGGCCGCCATGGCACAGCGTCAGGAGGGTTCGGCGGAGGAGGGCGAGGAGCATCGCCTGCGGGCGGCGCTGCGCCACCTGCAGGCGGAGGCCGGAGTTCTCGAGCGCCTTGTCTACAAGCACCGGAACCAGCACCGCGGCGCAGCCTACTTCCAGTACCTCCTCAAG GTGCGGAGGGACCTGAAGCTGCTGCTTGGTGCCCATCTTGCGGAGGTCATCAACGCCGTGTTCCCGGTCATCACCTGTCGTAAGCCGGCCAACACTATTCTTGTTCCGAACAG GCAGGGTAAGAGGAAGCCTGGTGCAAACCATAGCCACTATAAGAGGCTTTTGGGGGTTGCCCGTTTGCTGTCCCAG ATGGCCGAACCTGTTATGAAGGGAGCAGT TCAGATCAGCTTTTTACTTGCCAGATCTTTTTTTGTAGAACTTTGCACTGCAGTCCTTGCTTTGCTTGCAAGAGTGAGGGTCCTGACCCAACAG ATGTTACTTGATGTTGTATCAGTATACAGCAAGGTTACTGATCTTACGGATAAAAAGCAGGCTGTTAAGATCAGTATTGATAAAGTACAG GCTTTCAGAGAGTACTACCCCTCGAGCAACGATCCCAGTACTATCCTGGAGTGTGTATGGGTGAAAGATAAATTTGTTTTGCATGAAAAGACCAAAGCTAGCAGTCAGAAAACCCAAGATGAGGATCTGAAGCCATGCACTCCAGATTCATCAATCCAGTATGAGACACTTGGACTTGTTAGTGAAG AGATGGAAAACCTTGATGGAGCAAACACCCCAGCCAAGCAACATCATGCTTCTCTCGCTGACCAACCAGATAAAGCCACCCATTGCGGCGATGCTGGAGATTCTCACAGTGGGAGGCAACTACCAAATGATCAAAACGCTCCGAGCTCTCTTCTTGGCAGGCCTGGTGCTGCGCCGGCTCCACGTAGAGATGTCAAGCCTGATACGAGGAAGAGAGTGGCATTCCTCGCGGTTGGGAAAACAAAAGTCACCGTGACACCTCCTGAAACATCGTCTATAGTTACCAAGAAGCAAAGGGTGGATACGATTTGA